The genomic interval TTCTTAATCCCGATAAGAAACAAGCATCTGAAACTAATTTACTTCCTTTTGCATGATCTATATGTCGGTCATCAATCGCATTACACAACACAATTTCTGGTTGGTACTTGCGAATCATTTTAATAACTTCCAATTGGTGTTTTTCATCATTAACAAAAAAGCCATCACGCATTTCTAAATTTTCACGTACAGCAACACCCAAAACTTTGGCGGCAGCCGCAGCTTCTTGATCCCGAATCTCAGCCGTACCACGTGTTCCTAATTCGCCTCTTGTTAAATCTACAATACCAACTGTTTTCCCAAGTGATATCTCTTTTAAAATTGTTCCTGAACATCCTAATTCCACATCGTCAGGATGAGCGCCAAAGGCTAATATGTCTAATTTCATTTTTTTTATTTTTATTCCCAACAATCATTGGAAACCATTCTAACTAATTACTTTTTACAATCATCACAAAACTTTCTTCATAGTCTGTGCTTTATTTACACTTTCATTCCACTCTTTTTCAGGATTACTATCTTTAGTAATTCCGCATCCTATATACAAATGCGCCTGTTTTTCTTTTATTTGCATACAACGTAAGTTCACATACAGATCAGACTTCGCTCGATGTTTATCAAATTCTTTTACATTTAATTCTCCCAGAAAGCCAGTATAGTAACTTCTATCATACCCTTCATGGGTTAATATAAAATCTTTAGCTACTTTTTTGGGGAGACCGCAAACCGCAGGCGTTGGATGTAAAACTTCCACTACTTGATTCAAGTTTGACTGTTTGTTAATCACTCCCTCAATGTCGGTAATAATGTGTAGTAAATTACCTGCTTGTAAAGTATAGGGGCTTGAAATAGCTATTTCTGAAGTTATATTCTTTAAGTTTTCTAGTATAAAATCAGTTACAATCTGTTGCTCTTCCTTTTCTTTTTGGTTCCAAATTGCATTTTCAACATCATCTCCTATCTTAGTACCCGCCAAAGCCATGGTGTAAAACCGATCTTTATTGGCTTTCAATAATCGTTCTGGGGTTGCCCCCATCCACAACCCAATTTTAGGATGAAACCAACAATAGCAGAAACCAGTGGGGTAATTTTCAATCAATTTCTTAAATACTTTAACCAAATCAAAATTAGGCACAGATACAATCTCTTCCCGCGACAAAACAACTTTATTAAAAACACCTTGACTTATTGCATCGATCCCTTTCTGAACTAATGCTTCAAAACGTGCTTTCTCTAAGGGGTTTTCATCA from Flavobacterium ovatum carries:
- the bshB1 gene encoding bacillithiol biosynthesis deacetylase BshB1 — its product is MKLDILAFGAHPDDVELGCSGTILKEISLGKTVGIVDLTRGELGTRGTAEIRDQEAAAAAKVLGVAVRENLEMRDGFFVNDEKHQLEVIKMIRKYQPEIVLCNAIDDRHIDHAKGSKLVSDACFLSGLRMIESEVDGKVQGAWRPKLVYHYIQWKNIVPDFVVDITGFNKMKEASILAYKSQFYDPNSKEPESPISSKTFLESISYRSRDLGRLAGVEHAEGFTVERYLAVNSLGDLM
- a CDS encoding isochorismate synthase, producing MIDFFIKVKQQEAQHLPFVIFKKPNKKKLIGFFQKNDHLYFAENFKERGFVFAPFEGSQMILIPKEESVKWETRMPLYDASLNSGIDRDNDENPLEKARFEALVQKGIDAISQGVFNKVVLSREEIVSVPNFDLVKVFKKLIENYPTGFCYCWFHPKIGLWMGATPERLLKANKDRFYTMALAGTKIGDDVENAIWNQKEKEEQQIVTDFILENLKNITSEIAISSPYTLQAGNLLHIITDIEGVINKQSNLNQVVEVLHPTPAVCGLPKKVAKDFILTHEGYDRSYYTGFLGELNVKEFDKHRAKSDLYVNLRCMQIKEKQAHLYIGCGITKDSNPEKEWNESVNKAQTMKKVL